In one Neobacillus sp. WH10 genomic region, the following are encoded:
- a CDS encoding ribonuclease J, translating to MQTTESTLSIFALGGINEIGKNMYVVQYADDIAIIDCGGKFPDESLLGIDLIIPDVTYLEENKEKIRALIVTHGHEDHIGGIPYLLRKINVPIYGTRFTLGLIELKLDEHRLARDTKLIPIDSDTKLELGEMKASFFKVSHSIPDCLGIVFHTPEGNVVHTGDFKFDLTPANNQYSDIHKMADIGNQGVIVLISESTNAERSGLTPSERMVGSHMNEAFMKADGKIFISTFASNVNRVQQVVEACIRTNRKLALLGRSMVNVVSVAIERGYLAIPDGMLIEANEVDRLAPEKVAILCTGSQGEPMAALARLAGGNFRDISVYPGDTVILAASPIPGNEKDVSRIIDNLFQLGAKVIYGTGSTTGMHVSGHGYQEDLKLMLTLMKPTYFIPVHGEFRMLHHHRLLAESVGVETGNTFIIKNGDVVDIENSIARQTRRIPSGDTYVDGMGVGDVGEIVLRDRKQLSEDGMLVIVLTLSKTERKIIQGPDTITRGFVYVKDSEDLLREINRLVKKTVNDLQAEDIRQWNVIKQNIKKSVGQYLFAKTKRKPMILPIIIEI from the coding sequence TTGCAAACCACTGAAAGTACATTATCTATTTTCGCTTTAGGCGGTATAAATGAAATCGGAAAAAACATGTATGTGGTCCAATATGCAGATGATATCGCCATTATCGACTGCGGCGGTAAATTTCCAGATGAGAGTTTATTAGGAATTGATTTAATTATTCCCGATGTTACTTACTTAGAAGAGAATAAGGAAAAAATCCGTGCTTTAATTGTTACACATGGGCACGAAGATCATATTGGGGGAATTCCTTACCTCTTACGAAAAATAAATGTCCCAATTTATGGCACACGTTTTACACTCGGCTTAATTGAATTAAAACTAGATGAGCATCGGCTTGCAAGGGATACAAAACTCATTCCAATTGATTCAGATACTAAGCTTGAGCTTGGAGAGATGAAAGCATCCTTTTTCAAAGTAAGCCACAGTATTCCTGATTGTTTAGGGATAGTCTTTCATACACCTGAAGGGAATGTTGTTCATACTGGAGACTTCAAATTCGATTTAACACCTGCGAATAACCAATATTCAGATATTCATAAAATGGCCGATATCGGTAATCAAGGTGTTATAGTTTTAATCTCTGAAAGTACAAATGCAGAACGTTCGGGCCTGACTCCATCAGAGCGAATGGTAGGCAGTCATATGAACGAGGCTTTTATGAAAGCTGATGGGAAAATCTTTATTTCGACCTTCGCTTCAAATGTGAATCGTGTTCAGCAAGTGGTCGAAGCTTGCATTCGGACGAATCGAAAGCTTGCATTGCTTGGCCGAAGTATGGTTAATGTCGTCTCAGTAGCGATCGAACGTGGATATTTAGCTATTCCAGATGGGATGCTGATTGAGGCAAATGAGGTTGATCGACTAGCGCCTGAAAAGGTTGCCATTCTATGTACGGGGAGTCAAGGAGAGCCAATGGCTGCTCTTGCCCGTCTTGCTGGCGGAAATTTTCGGGATATTTCCGTCTACCCCGGAGACACCGTTATTTTAGCAGCATCCCCAATACCTGGGAATGAAAAAGATGTTTCACGTATTATCGACAACTTATTTCAGCTGGGAGCTAAAGTGATTTATGGAACAGGAAGCACAACCGGAATGCATGTTTCTGGACATGGATATCAGGAAGACTTAAAGCTCATGCTTACCCTAATGAAGCCAACCTATTTTATTCCAGTTCATGGTGAATTTAGAATGCTGCACCATCATCGTTTGCTCGCCGAATCGGTTGGGGTTGAGACAGGAAACACATTTATTATTAAAAATGGTGATGTTGTTGATATCGAAAACTCAATTGCCCGTCAGACTCGGAGGATTCCGTCGGGGGATACGTATGTTGATGGAATGGGCGTCGGCGATGTAGGGGAAATCGTGTTACGAGACCGAAAACAACTTTCTGAGGATGGAATGCTCGTTATTGTTTTAACATTAAGTAAAACGGAAAGAAAAATTATTCAAGGACCTGACACGATTACTCGCGGGTTCGTATACGTAAAAGATTCTGAAGATCTTCTAAGAGAAATTAACCGCCTTGTTAAAAAAACGGTTAATGACTTACAAGCAGAGGATATACGGCAGTGGAATGTAATCAAACAAAATATTAAAAAGTCGGTTGGCCAATATTTATTCGCAAAAACGAAGAGAAAGCCAATGATTCTCCCAATCATAATTGAAATTTAA
- a CDS encoding GNAT family N-acetyltransferase, producing MRKVQLEAIETEKRNLFFDYLLIADESEEIVRAYINDGEMFSICCEGKIAGVVLFTFHSNGIVELKNIALTEDYRGKGLGKIVVNEAFDLYKIKGLNKMIVGTANSSIDNLAFYQKLGFRMVEIKKDFFKNYPTPIYENGIRAMDMVMFEKEL from the coding sequence ATGCGGAAAGTTCAATTGGAGGCAATTGAAACGGAGAAAAGAAATTTATTTTTTGATTATCTCTTAATAGCAGATGAAAGCGAAGAGATTGTCAGAGCGTACATAAATGATGGAGAGATGTTCTCGATTTGCTGCGAAGGAAAAATTGCCGGAGTTGTTTTATTTACGTTCCACTCGAACGGAATCGTTGAGCTTAAAAATATTGCTTTAACCGAAGATTACCGAGGGAAAGGGCTAGGAAAAATAGTAGTTAATGAGGCTTTCGATTTATATAAAATTAAGGGACTAAATAAAATGATTGTTGGAACGGCTAATTCAAGTATTGATAACTTAGCTTTTTATCAAAAGCTAGGCTTTAGAATGGTTGAAATAAAAAAGGATTTCTTTAAAAATTATCCTACACCTATTTATGAGAATGGGATCAGGGCAATGGATATGGTGATGTTTGAGAAAGAATTATAA